A region from the Malus domestica chromosome 07, GDT2T_hap1 genome encodes:
- the LOC103439666 gene encoding 65-kDa microtubule-associated protein 3 isoform X1, giving the protein MSNLQSEQLLQMETTCGSLLYELQIIWNEVGETDKDRDKMLLELEQECLEVYRRKVDQANRCRAQLRQAIADSEAELAAICSAMGERPVHIRQSDQSAGSLKEELSKIIPQLEEMKKRKCDRKNNFLEVLEEIRKISSEINGSTDYSSSKPGVDETDLSLRRLEELHRHLHALQTEKSDRLKQIQDHLCTLNSFCSVLGMDYKQTISEVHPSLVDSEGSKNISNDTIQRLLAAIQKLREVKLQRMQKLQDLATTMLELWNLMDTPIEEQQMFQNITCNIAASEHEITEPNTLSVDFINYVEAEVSRLEELKSSKMKELVLKKRSELEEICRKTHMVLEADSAIDYIIEAIESGDVDPACVLDQIELQVSKVKEEAFSRKDILEKVEKWLFACDEECWLEEYNRDENRYNAGRGAHLTLKRAEKARALVNKLPAMVDALASKTISWEKERGIEFTYDGIRLLSMLEEYTILREEKEQERRRQRDQKKIQGQLIAEQEALYGSKPSPSKPQSVKKGPRMSTGGASNRRLSMQAPKPDPLHSVKGTPRPRSRKGDRVHQNEQLNNQLDDSFSSLSTGRRGLDVAGLPVKKHSFGAPNASEVETPTTRKPFSPISVPVSIPTENVAFATTPLKPRTVADEANKTPKVMPIFVPTTPSTVSVPMQTAITPAPPPPPIPFATNLVQEIPEEIEYSFEERRAGFVLPRTHVKPMIQV; this is encoded by the exons ATGTCTAATCTCCAAAGTGAGCAGCTTCTGCAAATGGAAACAACATGTGGATCACTTCTATATGAGCTTCAG ATAATTTGGAATGAAGTCGGAGAGACTGACAAAGATAGGGATAAGATGTTGCTTGAGCTTGAGCAGGAGTGTCTAGAAGTATACAGAAGAAAGGTAGATCAGGCAAATCGGTGTAGGGCACAGCTACGGCAGGCAATTGCTGATTCGGAAGCAGAACTTGCTGCAATATGTTCTGCAATGGGGGAGCGACCGGTACATATTAGACAG TCTGATCAAAGTGCCGGAAGTTTGAAGGAAGAGCTCAGCAAAATTATTCCACAGCTGGAGGagatgaagaaaagaaaatgtgaCAGGAAAAATAACTTTCTGGAAGTTCTAGAGGAGATACGGAAAATTTCAAGTGAGATTAATGGAAGCACAGATTACAGTTCTTCTAAACCGGGTGTGGATGAAACTGATTTGTCATTGAGAAGGCTTGAAGAATTGCACAGACATCTACATGCACTCCAAACTGAGAAG AGTGATCGGCTTAAGCAGATACAGGACCACCTGTGTACATTGAACTCATTTTGCTCAGTTCTTGGTATGGACTACAAACAGACAATTAGTGAGGTTCATCCCAGTTTAGTTGATTCCGAAGGAAGCAAGAATATAAGTAATGATACAATTCAGCGATTGCTTGCTGCAATACAAAAATTGCGGGAGGTTAAATTACAGAGAATGCAGAAG CTTCAAGATCTTGCAACTACCATGTTAGAGCTGTGGAACTTGATGGATACGCCAATTGAGGAGCAACAGATGTTTCAGAATATAACCTGCAATATAGCTGCTTCAGAACATGAGATAACTGAACCAAACACACTCTCTGTGGACTTTATCAATTAT GTTGAGGCAGAAGTGTCTCGGTTGGAAGAGTTGAAATCAAGTAAAATGAAAGAGCTTGTTCTTAAGAAGAGATCAGAGCTAGAGGAAATCTGTAGAAAGACACACATGGTCCTAGAAGCAGATAGTGCAATTGACTACATAATTGAAGCTATAGAATCAG GAGATGTGGACCCTGCTTGTGTCCTTGATCAAATTGAGCTTCAGGTTTCAAAGGTTAAAGAGGAAGCTTTTAGCAGGAAAGACATACTTGAAAAAGTTGAGAAGTGGTTGTTTGCTTGTGATGAGGAGTGCTGGCTCGAGGAGTATAACAGG GATGAAAACCGATACAATGCTGGAAGAGGAGCTCATCTTACTCTCAAGCGTGCTGAGAAAGCACGTGCTTTGGTTAATAAACTTCCAG CAATGGTGGATGCATTGGCTTCAAAAACCATATCATGGGAGAAGGAGAGGGGCATTGAGTTCACATATGATGGT ATTCGTCTTCTTTCCATGCTTGAAGAGTATACTATATTACGGGAGGAGAAGGAGCAAGAACGTCGAAGGCAGCGG GACCAGAAAAAGATTCAGGGTCAGTTGATAGCTGAACAAGAGGCACTTTACGGGTCAAAGCCAAGTCCATCGAAACCTCAGAGTGTAAAGAAGGGTCCAAGAATGTCAACTGGAGGTGCGAGCAATAGAAGACTTTCAATGCAAGCTCCTAAACCTGATCCACTTCATTCCGTCAAAGGTACTCCGCGTCCGCGTTCAAGAAAGGGTGACCGAGTCCACCAAAATGAGCAATTAAACAATCAGCTGGATGATAGCTTTTCATCTTTGTCCACAG GTAGACGAGGCTTGGATGTTGCTGGACTTCCTGTTAAAAAGCACTCTTTTGGTGCCCCAAATGCTTCTGAAGTGGAGACACCAACGACTCGTAAACCCTTCTCCCCCATTTCTGTTCCCGTTTCCATTCCAACAGAAAATGTCGCTTTCGCTACTACTCCTCTGAAGCCTAGAACTGTTGCAGACGAAGCGAACAAGACGCCCAAGGTGATGCCAATCTTCGTGCCAACGACACCATCAACTGTGTCAGTTCCCATGCAGACAGCTATCACACcagctcctcctcctccaccaatTCCATTTGCTACCAACTTGGTCCAAGAGATTCCTGAGGAGATTGAGTACTCGTTCGAGGAAAGAAGAGCTGGATTTGTGCTCCCTAGAACACATGTGAAGCCAATGATACAAGTTTGA
- the LOC103439666 gene encoding 65-kDa microtubule-associated protein 3 isoform X2 has translation MSNLQSEQLLQMETTCGSLLYELQIIWNEVGETDKDRDKMLLELEQECLEVYRRKVDQANRCRAQLRQAIADSEAELAAICSAMGERPVHIRQSDQSAGSLKEELSKIIPQLEEMKKRKCDRKNNFLEVLEEIRKISSEINGSTDYSSSKPGVDETDLSLRRLEELHRHLHALQTEKSDRLKQIQDHLCTLNSFCSVLGMDYKQTISEVHPSLVDSEGSKNISNDTIQRLLAAIQKLREVKLQRMQKLQDLATTMLELWNLMDTPIEEQQMFQNITCNIAASEHEITEPNTLSVDFINYVEAEVSRLEELKSSKMKELVLKKRSELEEICRKTHMVLEADSAIDYIIEAIESGDVDPACVLDQIELQVSKVKEEAFSRKDILEKVEKWLFACDEECWLEEYNRDENRYNAGRGAHLTLKRAEKARALVNKLPAMVDALASKTISWEKERGIEFTYDGIRLLSMLEEYTILREEKEQERRRQRDQKKIQGQLIAEQEALYGSKPSPSKPQSVKKGPRMSTGGASNRRLSMQAPKPDPLHSVKGTPRPRSRKGDRVHQNEQLNNQLDDSFSSLSTGRRGLDVAGLPVKKHSFGAPNASEVETPTTHEANKTPKVMPIFVPTTPSTVSVPMQTAITPAPPPPPIPFATNLVQEIPEEIEYSFEERRAGFVLPRTHVKPMIQV, from the exons ATGTCTAATCTCCAAAGTGAGCAGCTTCTGCAAATGGAAACAACATGTGGATCACTTCTATATGAGCTTCAG ATAATTTGGAATGAAGTCGGAGAGACTGACAAAGATAGGGATAAGATGTTGCTTGAGCTTGAGCAGGAGTGTCTAGAAGTATACAGAAGAAAGGTAGATCAGGCAAATCGGTGTAGGGCACAGCTACGGCAGGCAATTGCTGATTCGGAAGCAGAACTTGCTGCAATATGTTCTGCAATGGGGGAGCGACCGGTACATATTAGACAG TCTGATCAAAGTGCCGGAAGTTTGAAGGAAGAGCTCAGCAAAATTATTCCACAGCTGGAGGagatgaagaaaagaaaatgtgaCAGGAAAAATAACTTTCTGGAAGTTCTAGAGGAGATACGGAAAATTTCAAGTGAGATTAATGGAAGCACAGATTACAGTTCTTCTAAACCGGGTGTGGATGAAACTGATTTGTCATTGAGAAGGCTTGAAGAATTGCACAGACATCTACATGCACTCCAAACTGAGAAG AGTGATCGGCTTAAGCAGATACAGGACCACCTGTGTACATTGAACTCATTTTGCTCAGTTCTTGGTATGGACTACAAACAGACAATTAGTGAGGTTCATCCCAGTTTAGTTGATTCCGAAGGAAGCAAGAATATAAGTAATGATACAATTCAGCGATTGCTTGCTGCAATACAAAAATTGCGGGAGGTTAAATTACAGAGAATGCAGAAG CTTCAAGATCTTGCAACTACCATGTTAGAGCTGTGGAACTTGATGGATACGCCAATTGAGGAGCAACAGATGTTTCAGAATATAACCTGCAATATAGCTGCTTCAGAACATGAGATAACTGAACCAAACACACTCTCTGTGGACTTTATCAATTAT GTTGAGGCAGAAGTGTCTCGGTTGGAAGAGTTGAAATCAAGTAAAATGAAAGAGCTTGTTCTTAAGAAGAGATCAGAGCTAGAGGAAATCTGTAGAAAGACACACATGGTCCTAGAAGCAGATAGTGCAATTGACTACATAATTGAAGCTATAGAATCAG GAGATGTGGACCCTGCTTGTGTCCTTGATCAAATTGAGCTTCAGGTTTCAAAGGTTAAAGAGGAAGCTTTTAGCAGGAAAGACATACTTGAAAAAGTTGAGAAGTGGTTGTTTGCTTGTGATGAGGAGTGCTGGCTCGAGGAGTATAACAGG GATGAAAACCGATACAATGCTGGAAGAGGAGCTCATCTTACTCTCAAGCGTGCTGAGAAAGCACGTGCTTTGGTTAATAAACTTCCAG CAATGGTGGATGCATTGGCTTCAAAAACCATATCATGGGAGAAGGAGAGGGGCATTGAGTTCACATATGATGGT ATTCGTCTTCTTTCCATGCTTGAAGAGTATACTATATTACGGGAGGAGAAGGAGCAAGAACGTCGAAGGCAGCGG GACCAGAAAAAGATTCAGGGTCAGTTGATAGCTGAACAAGAGGCACTTTACGGGTCAAAGCCAAGTCCATCGAAACCTCAGAGTGTAAAGAAGGGTCCAAGAATGTCAACTGGAGGTGCGAGCAATAGAAGACTTTCAATGCAAGCTCCTAAACCTGATCCACTTCATTCCGTCAAAGGTACTCCGCGTCCGCGTTCAAGAAAGGGTGACCGAGTCCACCAAAATGAGCAATTAAACAATCAGCTGGATGATAGCTTTTCATCTTTGTCCACAG GTAGACGAGGCTTGGATGTTGCTGGACTTCCTGTTAAAAAGCACTCTTTTGGTGCCCCAAATGCTTCTGAAGTGGAGACACCAACGACTC ACGAAGCGAACAAGACGCCCAAGGTGATGCCAATCTTCGTGCCAACGACACCATCAACTGTGTCAGTTCCCATGCAGACAGCTATCACACcagctcctcctcctccaccaatTCCATTTGCTACCAACTTGGTCCAAGAGATTCCTGAGGAGATTGAGTACTCGTTCGAGGAAAGAAGAGCTGGATTTGTGCTCCCTAGAACACATGTGAAGCCAATGATACAAGTTTGA